A region from the Sphingomonas flavescens genome encodes:
- a CDS encoding F0F1 ATP synthase subunit delta produces the protein METSGGIRASLAGRYASALFDLARDQRQIEAVSKSLEGLSQALVDSKDFGDLVASPLVSREAAGEAFATLAPQLQLDPITANFLGVLARNGRKNELSNVIRAFRRLAAEHRGEANAEVVTAHPLNDDQLAALKQQLRARAGRDVNIDASIDPNILGGIVVKLGSQRIDASIRTKLNRLASAMKG, from the coding sequence GTGGAGACATCCGGCGGCATTCGGGCCAGCTTAGCAGGGCGCTACGCGTCGGCTTTGTTCGACCTTGCCCGCGACCAGCGGCAAATCGAGGCCGTGAGCAAGAGCCTCGAAGGGCTCAGCCAGGCCCTCGTCGATTCGAAGGATTTCGGTGACCTCGTCGCGAGCCCGCTGGTGTCGCGCGAAGCGGCCGGCGAGGCCTTCGCCACCTTGGCGCCGCAGCTTCAGCTCGATCCGATCACCGCCAACTTCCTCGGCGTGCTTGCCCGCAACGGCCGCAAGAACGAGCTGAGCAACGTCATCCGCGCGTTTCGCCGTCTCGCTGCCGAGCATCGCGGCGAAGCCAATGCCGAAGTGGTCACCGCGCACCCGCTGAACGATGACCAGCTCGCCGCCCTCAAGCAGCAGCTCCGTGCCCGTGCCGGCCGCGACGTCAACATCGACGCATCGATCGACCCCAACATCCTCGGCGGAATCGTCGTCAAGCTGGGCAGCCAGCGCATCGACGCTTCCATCCGCACCAAACTCAACCGTCTCGCTTCCGCGATGAAAGGCTAA
- a CDS encoding DUF1203 domain-containing protein: protein MTYRITGIDPAPYRHLHGLTDAELAPQGVIRMIVTAKPSFPCRISLTDREIGEKVLLLNHVSHDVAGPYRASHAIFVSEGETEAGEFVDEVPPVFEARVLSLRGFDAGGMMVDALLTQPGEADAGIRQLLANPAIETIHAHNATRGCFAARIERN, encoded by the coding sequence ATGACATATCGAATCACCGGGATCGATCCCGCGCCATATCGCCATCTCCACGGGCTGACCGACGCTGAATTGGCCCCGCAAGGTGTCATACGCATGATCGTCACCGCCAAGCCCAGCTTCCCATGCCGTATCAGTCTGACCGACCGCGAAATCGGAGAAAAGGTGCTGTTGCTCAACCACGTTAGCCACGACGTGGCGGGACCTTATCGTGCCAGCCACGCGATCTTCGTCAGCGAGGGCGAGACCGAAGCGGGGGAATTCGTCGACGAAGTGCCGCCGGTATTCGAGGCGCGGGTGCTGTCGCTTCGCGGGTTCGATGCTGGCGGGATGATGGTCGATGCACTGCTCACTCAGCCAGGTGAAGCGGATGCGGGCATCCGCCAGCTACTCGCTAATCCGGCGATCGAAACCATCCACGCCCACAACGCCACCCGCGGCTGCTTTGCGGCGCGGATCGAAAGGAACTGA
- a CDS encoding bifunctional transcriptional activator/DNA repair enzyme AdaA, with protein sequence MRRDRAWDGRIIGAVTTTRIYCKPSCPARRPERENVEFFTSTEEARTAGYRACLRCKPDEVGRDREALTKAIALIEHAEEAPTLDQLAAAVGYAPHHFQRLFKRDLGISPAEYARGLRNRRGEAALESEDRVTDAVYEAGYSGPSSFYSDAKERLGMTPSAWRDGGKGETIRWTHFDSPIGQMLIAATSKGICRLTFGDDEASLRRRFPKATIVEDRGGLKELIDGALAAIERPAAAHDLPIDVAGTAFQEAVWRELRKIPPGETRSYAQIAAAIGQPGAVRAVGTANGDNHVAVLIPCHRVIRSDGTLGGYAGGLDKKRQLLAAEGHQTAPPELPL encoded by the coding sequence ATGCGCCGCGACCGCGCCTGGGACGGGCGGATCATCGGAGCGGTCACCACGACCCGCATCTATTGCAAGCCGAGCTGCCCCGCCCGGCGCCCGGAGCGCGAGAACGTCGAATTCTTCACTAGCACAGAAGAAGCCCGGACGGCCGGGTATCGCGCGTGTCTGCGTTGCAAGCCTGACGAAGTTGGCCGCGATCGCGAGGCACTGACCAAGGCCATCGCCTTGATCGAGCACGCCGAGGAAGCGCCGACTCTGGACCAGCTAGCGGCCGCGGTCGGCTACGCACCGCACCATTTCCAGCGTCTGTTCAAGCGTGACCTTGGCATATCGCCTGCCGAATATGCCCGGGGCCTACGCAACCGCCGCGGCGAAGCGGCTTTGGAAAGCGAGGACCGCGTGACGGACGCCGTTTACGAAGCAGGTTATTCGGGCCCCAGCAGTTTCTACAGCGACGCTAAAGAGAGGCTCGGCATGACCCCATCGGCCTGGCGCGACGGCGGCAAGGGCGAGACAATCCGCTGGACGCACTTCGACAGCCCCATCGGTCAGATGCTCATCGCCGCGACGTCGAAGGGTATCTGCCGGCTGACGTTCGGCGACGATGAGGCCTCGCTTCGCCGCCGCTTCCCAAAGGCGACGATCGTCGAGGACCGAGGCGGGTTGAAGGAGCTGATCGACGGCGCGCTTGCCGCGATCGAACGTCCCGCGGCTGCCCACGACCTGCCGATCGACGTCGCCGGCACGGCATTTCAGGAGGCGGTCTGGCGCGAGCTCCGCAAGATACCGCCAGGCGAAACGCGCAGCTATGCGCAAATCGCAGCGGCAATCGGCCAGCCCGGCGCAGTCCGGGCCGTAGGAACGGCCAATGGCGACAACCACGTCGCCGTGCTTATCCCGTGCCACCGCGTGATCCGCAGCGATGGCACTCTGGGGGGCTATGCTGGTGGATTGGACAAGAAGCGTCAGCTGCTGGCCGCCGAGGGGCATCAGACGGCACCGCCGGAACTCCCGCTCTGA
- a CDS encoding type II CAAX endopeptidase family protein, translated as MEEARHTHGQAVWRSFVAMLGAIALYFAATALAIIISSNLPAMDRDLASVVKVTVTIALTLAAYKFGIRRLSKSGNDDLPAKGMIMGLVLGVLIGGALFAAIVGVAALMGVYRITSCCSTVNLVSDLATASIMPGFMEELFFRGILFRWIEEMSGSWMALVITAVLFGFAHALNPNATLFSSTAIAVEAGILLGGAYMLTRNLWLPIGLHAAWNFTQGYLFGIPVSGVAEEGLVTSRLSGPELVTGGGFGLEASVIAFVLATAAGLAMVILAVRRRRVLLPPWKARPLLSAN; from the coding sequence ATGGAAGAAGCAAGGCACACGCACGGGCAGGCGGTATGGCGATCATTCGTCGCGATGCTTGGCGCAATCGCGCTATACTTCGCGGCAACCGCCCTCGCGATCATCATCTCGAGCAACCTGCCCGCGATGGACCGCGACCTGGCCTCCGTCGTGAAGGTCACGGTTACGATCGCCCTGACATTGGCTGCCTACAAATTTGGCATCCGTCGTCTGAGCAAGAGCGGGAATGACGATCTGCCGGCCAAGGGCATGATCATGGGCCTGGTCCTAGGGGTGCTGATTGGAGGCGCACTGTTTGCCGCGATTGTCGGCGTCGCGGCGCTGATGGGTGTTTACCGGATCACTTCCTGCTGCAGCACGGTGAATCTGGTCTCCGATCTCGCGACCGCTTCGATCATGCCGGGGTTCATGGAGGAGTTGTTCTTCCGCGGCATCTTGTTCCGCTGGATCGAGGAGATGTCGGGCAGCTGGATGGCGCTGGTCATCACCGCCGTATTGTTTGGGTTCGCCCATGCCCTCAACCCCAACGCGACATTGTTCTCTTCGACCGCCATCGCAGTGGAGGCCGGCATCCTGCTCGGCGGCGCCTACATGTTGACCCGCAACCTGTGGCTACCGATCGGCCTGCACGCTGCCTGGAATTTCACGCAGGGCTACCTCTTCGGCATTCCCGTTTCGGGGGTTGCTGAAGAAGGACTCGTGACGTCCCGGCTATCCGGTCCGGAACTCGTGACCGGAGGCGGCTTTGGCCTTGAAGCCTCGGTAATTGCCTTCGTGCTCGCGACGGCCGCTGGGTTGGCGATGGTCATTCTTGCCGTTCGGCGCCGCCGCGTCCTGCTGCCGCCGTGGAAGGCGCGGCCGCTGCTGTCGGCGAACTAA